One stretch of Natronobacterium gregoryi SP2 DNA includes these proteins:
- a CDS encoding homing endonuclease associated repeat-containing protein gives MNRIPDEDLLEAIRELNKKTRNTPPTKAQMDECGEYYSRSYRLRFGSWNEAVSAAGFEPRDPIDSDFLDEPESCPLCGETDTELDFHHWRYGDNKQGCYLCRDCHDAVHENGAQPSDSNDWLIEAVANLVELHSEYHGDLEKNEILSRYNVTSGELVEYGIQQINASADQDGGL, from the coding sequence TTGAACCGGATACCCGACGAAGATCTCTTAGAAGCCATTCGTGAGCTGAACAAGAAAACGCGTAATACTCCACCAACAAAAGCTCAAATGGACGAGTGTGGGGAGTACTATAGCCGGTCATATAGACTGAGATTTGGTAGCTGGAATGAGGCTGTTTCTGCTGCCGGATTTGAGCCTCGAGACCCAATCGACTCAGACTTTTTAGATGAACCTGAATCTTGTCCACTCTGCGGGGAAACCGATACTGAATTGGATTTCCACCATTGGCGCTATGGCGATAATAAACAGGGCTGCTACCTTTGTCGAGATTGCCATGATGCGGTGCATGAAAATGGAGCACAACCGTCGGATAGCAACGACTGGTTGATCGAAGCAGTGGCAAATCTAGTCGAACTTCACTCAGAGTACCACGGTGACCTGGAAAAGAATGAGATTCTAAGCCGCTACAATGTGACGTCTGGCGAGCTTGTCGAGTATGGAATTCAGCAAATAAACGCAAGCGCTGATCAGGACGGTGGATTGTGA
- a CDS encoding Cdc6/Cdc18 family protein — MIADPQVFDDGYDGVELLHRGGEMDEVLRRIAATDGVLISGPSGVGKTLFARKVIDELGRVEPVAHAHVNCLGKTTAAVLRAVLEDHPYGPDDVRQTMATDTVRDELQAATEERETVIVLDEGDDLPETDAVGELLELDAKLIAITHDKRRWLSRLDVDDGHPFDRGTISLGRYGVDELTEILERRARQGFHHPDVITRGQLEYIADEVAGVARNGIQRLWGAAVEARDRGHVRIHDEDIERGEERAWRRIRELNLESLPTHHQVLYAIVHEAGAISGDRLHERYEEVAADVYHGTAAQPIGRRARREKFPKLREYDLVEYEGPTRSRVYEVADPDVEPKVDLP; from the coding sequence ATGATTGCTGATCCGCAGGTCTTCGACGACGGGTACGACGGCGTGGAACTCCTCCATCGCGGCGGCGAGATGGATGAGGTCCTCCGGCGGATCGCGGCCACCGACGGCGTCCTCATCTCCGGGCCGAGCGGTGTCGGGAAGACGCTTTTTGCTCGGAAGGTGATCGACGAACTCGGCCGGGTCGAACCGGTTGCGCATGCGCACGTCAACTGTCTCGGGAAGACTACCGCGGCCGTCCTTCGAGCCGTTCTCGAGGACCACCCCTACGGACCCGACGATGTCCGGCAGACGATGGCAACCGACACTGTTCGCGACGAACTCCAGGCGGCCACCGAGGAGCGGGAGACGGTCATCGTCCTGGACGAAGGGGACGACCTCCCCGAGACCGATGCCGTCGGCGAGCTCCTCGAGTTGGATGCGAAGCTGATTGCGATCACGCACGATAAACGGCGGTGGCTCTCGCGGTTGGACGTCGACGATGGCCACCCGTTCGATCGCGGCACGATCTCGCTCGGCCGCTACGGCGTCGATGAACTCACCGAGATCCTTGAGCGACGAGCCCGCCAGGGCTTCCATCACCCGGACGTCATCACACGAGGGCAACTCGAGTATATCGCTGACGAGGTCGCCGGCGTCGCCCGGAACGGCATCCAGCGACTGTGGGGAGCGGCCGTCGAGGCCCGCGACCGCGGGCACGTCCGTATTCACGACGAGGACATCGAACGTGGTGAGGAACGCGCGTGGCGGCGCATCCGTGAGTTGAACCTCGAGTCGCTACCGACCCACCATCAGGTGTTGTATGCGATCGTTCACGAGGCTGGCGCGATCTCCGGTGACCGGCTGCACGAACGCTACGAGGAAGTCGCCGCCGACGTCTATCACGGGACGGCCGCGCAGCCGATCGGGAGGCGAGCGCGCCGTGAGAAGTTCCCGAAACTTCGGGAGTACGACCTCGTCGAGTACGAGGGGCCGACCAGGAGTCGGGTGTACGAAGTCGCGGATCCGGACGTCGAGCCGAAGGTAGACCTCCCGTAA
- a CDS encoding DUF7344 domain-containing protein codes for MLEAARQYFREQQYVAELPIVDIGEFLRHDRRRVLVDVLAAADGQLSADELAETITTTELETPPAELDQDDHVRDVYVSLVHVHLPKLAEMGVVEFDSDDEVVEQGPAFDHTQRVLEVVRGETDGTGGDD; via the coding sequence ATGTTGGAAGCAGCCCGACAATACTTCCGCGAGCAGCAGTACGTGGCCGAACTCCCGATCGTCGACATCGGCGAGTTCCTCCGGCACGATCGTCGGCGGGTCCTCGTTGACGTCCTGGCGGCAGCCGACGGCCAGCTGTCGGCTGACGAACTGGCGGAAACGATCACCACGACCGAACTCGAGACGCCACCCGCCGAACTCGACCAGGACGACCACGTCCGCGACGTCTACGTCTCACTGGTTCACGTCCACCTCCCGAAACTGGCCGAGATGGGTGTTGTCGAGTTCGATAGCGACGACGAAGTCGTCGAGCAGGGCCCGGCGTTCGATCACACCCAGCGAGTCCTCGAGGTTGTGCGAGGAGAAACCGACGGCACTGGAGGTGACGACTAA
- a CDS encoding helix-hairpin-helix domain-containing protein translates to MASYNSLYPEPVELDGSSGLEWESVEWADEGAYADANHDDPDEGERRFYTVAIRRGRGSTSDAASVAVLGVTRDLEFGHESRYRATYDDKTGEWTLTDRDSIPASVCRRPSADSRIPSERRERYRTVLERAHDVDKPVAADGAGFERASELRADGGEPECGKRSCDSTDTVSYGSPRVKVRCERHALEAVDGIGPKTADRLFEEFGSLESICYAARYRQTQIAGLQGFSPDSAGDLEDRLKSAGIWQDPDTGTATDGGEREAELVDRAVREAVQLVEAGDSRYVAVNYVVDEYDIHHRRDDVHDRVREQTGRTVATDGGQTTDDTERSDGEKLIDGLNEMIEDSAPDDKHWCPKCEKYGEFVVLQAVERTQFGVENDVIGCPDCRYTTIDATAWRSIDADTDRELATDGGRDIDYDEVRQEVPFFVRRANARGAKAALHLPTEDATREDLAVRCRYNNRDGVSWRVQETESTPDWQLDKRACSECFGRSDTTTSKYGRSPSDVLEEAGFDVVTDGGRRLEGRQAFLSGDAHWCDICEEPFDTLADLVRHDCDEEPGQVAIADGCGSGSRSWTGPGEVHEPEGGRR, encoded by the coding sequence ATGGCGTCCTACAACAGTCTGTACCCCGAGCCCGTCGAACTGGACGGGTCGAGCGGCCTCGAGTGGGAGTCCGTCGAGTGGGCTGACGAAGGCGCGTACGCCGACGCCAACCACGACGATCCCGACGAAGGCGAGCGTCGGTTCTACACGGTTGCAATCCGTCGCGGCCGTGGGAGTACGTCCGACGCTGCGTCGGTAGCCGTCTTGGGCGTCACTCGCGATCTCGAGTTCGGCCACGAATCGCGCTATCGAGCGACCTACGACGACAAGACCGGCGAGTGGACACTCACCGACCGCGACAGCATCCCGGCGTCAGTGTGCCGACGGCCATCCGCCGACTCGAGGATCCCTTCGGAGCGTCGCGAGCGTTACCGGACCGTCCTCGAGCGCGCCCACGATGTCGACAAGCCTGTCGCGGCCGACGGCGCTGGCTTCGAACGCGCCTCAGAACTTCGAGCCGACGGCGGCGAACCCGAATGCGGGAAACGCAGCTGCGACTCGACGGACACCGTCTCCTACGGGAGTCCCCGGGTCAAGGTCCGGTGCGAGCGCCACGCGCTCGAGGCCGTCGACGGGATCGGACCCAAGACTGCCGACCGCCTCTTCGAGGAGTTCGGCTCACTCGAGTCGATCTGTTACGCAGCCCGGTACCGACAGACGCAGATCGCCGGCCTCCAGGGGTTCAGTCCCGACTCGGCAGGCGACCTCGAGGACCGGCTCAAGTCGGCGGGGATCTGGCAGGACCCAGACACCGGAACCGCTACGGACGGCGGCGAGCGAGAAGCCGAGCTCGTCGACCGCGCTGTTCGCGAGGCCGTCCAACTCGTCGAGGCTGGCGACTCCCGATACGTCGCGGTCAACTATGTCGTCGACGAATACGACATCCACCATCGTCGCGACGACGTCCACGATCGCGTTCGCGAGCAAACTGGCCGCACGGTCGCGACCGATGGTGGACAGACCACCGACGATACTGAACGATCTGACGGCGAGAAGCTAATCGACGGTCTGAACGAGATGATCGAGGACTCGGCGCCAGACGACAAACACTGGTGCCCGAAGTGCGAGAAATACGGCGAGTTCGTGGTTCTACAGGCCGTTGAGCGCACACAATTCGGTGTGGAGAACGACGTGATCGGTTGTCCCGACTGTCGATACACGACCATCGACGCGACCGCGTGGCGTTCCATTGACGCGGATACTGATCGTGAGCTCGCGACAGATGGTGGTCGCGACATCGACTACGACGAGGTTCGCCAGGAGGTTCCGTTCTTCGTTCGGCGAGCGAACGCTCGCGGGGCGAAAGCCGCTCTCCATCTCCCGACCGAGGACGCCACTCGCGAGGACCTCGCAGTCCGGTGCCGGTACAACAACCGCGACGGCGTCTCGTGGCGCGTCCAGGAGACCGAATCGACGCCCGACTGGCAACTCGACAAACGCGCGTGTTCGGAGTGCTTCGGCCGATCCGACACGACGACGTCAAAGTACGGCCGCAGTCCCTCGGACGTCCTCGAAGAAGCCGGCTTCGACGTCGTCACCGACGGCGGCCGTCGCCTTGAGGGACGTCAGGCGTTCCTTTCCGGGGACGCACACTGGTGTGACATCTGCGAGGAACCGTTCGACACCCTCGCCGACCTGGTCCGGCACGATTGCGACGAAGAACCCGGCCAGGTCGCGATCGCCGACGGCTGTGGATCGGGATCACGCTCCTGGACGGGCCCCGGTGAGGTTCACGAACCGGAGGGTGGTCGCCGATGA
- a CDS encoding DUF7563 family protein, with protein MTSGTDLRRVADVVDALQDDTAIDIDGAQVVETTDDQIHAQLTVAIPRGTDLEVFVGDQEAGDENLDDRLDEDPVEDVGEGADDDQPDPEDEDVDAGDDGDEEYWCERCGYGPSSEAGVARHHGQQHDGSVSIVTSPPDDPLSGEAEVADDQDEADDLTPEHVHAELLAMVEDDGYDWVAAGHLADRLGSTGQKVGHRLRKLRERGDVEKREKNAAAAVWQPTDADVPEPPVANEDEDEDTEDAFISAANRTKGPDESDETGASTEDTTTEPESTSEAEARTGDLEEDAEADAPDQDAGAEDQNDDDAETFPRECHCGATLEDSLELAIHRTEAHGVPQSQFNNLEPGEFEAIVRDADSLQDIIDETGWSSTRTLRVMGIYGLGDVVGPDGIEFSDLGDYEFDGVATVSETASDPAGDDIDDPSMADRSEQRVANDGGAVAFTDYSASTGTTDTQCQNCGSHVDKQFAKVFEPEKEGAPRCCPNCENLVREGDGTIRPARNGGGA; from the coding sequence GTGACTAGCGGAACCGATCTCCGCCGGGTCGCCGACGTCGTCGACGCTCTGCAGGACGACACAGCAATCGACATTGACGGCGCCCAGGTTGTCGAGACGACCGACGACCAGATCCATGCCCAGCTGACCGTTGCGATCCCGCGGGGAACCGACCTCGAGGTCTTCGTCGGCGACCAAGAGGCAGGTGACGAGAACCTCGACGATCGTCTCGACGAAGACCCTGTCGAGGACGTCGGTGAAGGGGCGGATGACGACCAGCCAGACCCAGAGGACGAAGATGTCGACGCCGGCGACGACGGCGACGAGGAGTACTGGTGTGAGCGTTGTGGGTACGGGCCCTCGAGCGAGGCTGGCGTCGCACGCCACCACGGTCAGCAGCACGACGGAAGCGTCTCGATCGTCACCTCACCCCCCGATGATCCTCTAAGTGGCGAGGCCGAGGTCGCTGACGACCAGGACGAAGCCGACGACCTGACCCCAGAACACGTCCACGCGGAACTGCTCGCGATGGTCGAAGACGACGGCTACGACTGGGTTGCGGCCGGCCATCTTGCCGACCGGCTCGGATCGACCGGTCAGAAAGTCGGTCACCGGCTTCGGAAACTTCGCGAACGCGGCGATGTCGAGAAGCGTGAGAAGAACGCGGCCGCTGCTGTCTGGCAACCGACAGACGCCGACGTTCCTGAACCACCGGTCGCGAACGAAGACGAGGACGAAGACACCGAGGATGCGTTCATCTCGGCAGCAAACCGCACCAAAGGACCCGACGAAAGCGACGAAACCGGCGCCTCCACCGAGGACACCACCACCGAACCGGAGTCAACGTCAGAGGCAGAGGCACGTACCGGTGACCTCGAGGAGGACGCCGAGGCCGACGCGCCGGACCAGGACGCCGGCGCCGAGGATCAAAACGACGATGACGCTGAAACGTTCCCTCGCGAGTGTCACTGCGGAGCGACACTCGAGGACTCACTCGAGTTAGCGATTCATCGGACTGAAGCCCACGGTGTCCCGCAGTCCCAGTTCAACAACCTCGAGCCGGGCGAGTTCGAAGCGATCGTCAGAGACGCCGACAGCCTGCAGGATATCATCGACGAGACCGGCTGGAGCTCGACGAGGACGCTCCGGGTGATGGGGATCTACGGCCTCGGTGACGTCGTCGGTCCTGACGGGATCGAGTTCTCCGATCTGGGCGACTACGAGTTCGACGGCGTCGCGACCGTGTCCGAGACCGCGAGTGATCCGGCCGGCGACGACATCGATGACCCGTCGATGGCTGATCGTTCGGAACAGCGTGTCGCGAACGACGGCGGCGCGGTTGCGTTCACCGACTACAGCGCGTCGACGGGGACCACTGATACGCAGTGTCAGAACTGCGGGTCGCACGTTGACAAGCAGTTCGCGAAGGTGTTCGAACCCGAGAAGGAGGGTGCTCCCCGCTGCTGCCCGAACTGCGAGAATCTCGTTCGCGAGGGCGACGGGACGATTCGACCAGCCCGCAACGGAGGGGGTGCCTGA